AACGATACGCACATCCTGCAAAAGCTAACGCCGCAGTTGCTGGACAGCTCCCGGGATTTGATTCGTCACGCGGGTATCGTGCTGGCAGACTGTAACCTCACACCCGAAGCCATTGAGTGGGTCTTTACCATTGCGGATGATATCCCGGTCTTTATCGATACCGTGTCTGAATTCAAAGCCGCGAAAATGAAAACCTGGTATTCCCGAATCCACACGCTTAAACCGACACAAAAAGAGCTGGAGATCCTCTGGGGACAGCCTATTCACACCGATGCAGAGATGACAGAAGCCGTTAACGCGCTGCACCAGCAAGGCGTCGAGCACATTTTTGTGTGCCTGAAAGATGAATCGGTCTTTTGCAGCCGGAAGAATGGTGAACAGTTCCTGCTCTCACCTCCGCCCCATACGGTCGTTGACAGCTTCGGAGCCGATGACGGTTTTATGGCGGGATTGATCTACAGTTTCCTGGAAGGGAGCGATTTTCGAGACAGTGCGAACTTCGCGATGGCCTGCGCTGCGTTATCCCGTGCCAGCGTCAGTATTAACAACCCAACCCTTTCTGCTGATAACGCGCTGTATCTGTTACAAACGACACAAGCCTGAACAAAGTACCGGATGACCCGCCCATGGGATCATCCGGTCACATTTATTGTGACAAACCGATAAAGAACCCGGCAATGGTGGCGCTCATCAGGTTAGAGAGCGTTGCTGCTGCCAGCGCCCGCATGCCCAGTTGAGCGATTTCCGGCGCACGCTTCGGTGCAATGGCAGAAAACGCGCCAACCACGACCCCAATGGAGCCAAAGTTTGCGAAACCGCAGAGAGCAAAAGAGATAATGGCGATCGTTTTACCATCCAGCATTCCGGCCGTTTGCAGATACGGTGAAAAACTGAGATAGGCTACGAACTCGTTAATTGCCAGTTTTTGCCCAATCAGGCTTCCGGCAAGCGTCGCATCACTCCAGTCCACCCCCATGATCCAGGCGAGGGGAGCCAGTACATAGCCGAAGATCCCTTCCAGCGTCGCATGACCAAAACCGAACCAACCACCAACGCCGCCAATAATCCCGTTGATCAGTGCAATGATGGCGACAAAAGCCATGACGACCGTGGCCACACCCGCGGCGATTTTCAGTCCGGTCATCGCCCCTGTCGCTGCCGCTTCAATGATGCTTTTGGGTGGGGTGTCGGTGAATGACAGGTTTTCAAAGGTGACTTTTGACTCTTCCGTTGCCGGGCTTAACAAACGCGCAAACAGAATACCGCCCGGAATGGCCATCAGTGATGCTGCCAGTAAGTAATCAATTGGGACACCCATTCCGGCATAACCGATCATCATTGACCCTGCAATGGAAGCCATCCCACTGCAAATTGCGGTGAACAGTTCATTGCGGTTAAGACGCTCAATAAACGGCTTCACAATTGCCGGGATCTCATTTTGACCGAGAAAAATCGTCGTTACGGCAACAAATGACTCGATTTTACTGATGTTGAGCGCTTTCTGAAAAATGCCGCCAAGAATGCGGATAAGCAGGCCCATCACGCCAATGTAATAGAGCAAACTGATCAACGCAGTAACAAAGATGATGGCAGGCAATACACGGAAAGCGAAGATGAATCCCGCGCCATCAAACAGCACATCCATCTTTGGCCCAACCAACGAGCCAAAGATAAATGCACTCCCCGCATCACTGTAGGACATCACCTTATGAACCCCCAGTGCAGCCTGTTCAACCAGCCATTTCCCAGGCGGGAAATAGAGCATAATTCCGCCAATGGCTATTTGTAATATCAGTGCTGCCCCCACAGTCCGAAGACTGATCCGTTTTTTATTGACTGACAGCAGGTAAGCGATTGCCAGTAATACCGCCATACCCACCACACTTCTCATCATGTCCATAATGGTTTTCCCTTCATGCCAGGAAACCCGGCGCAAACGCCAGGTTTTAGTATGTTTGATATTCGTGGGCGACCGCTTTCTGCCCGAAAAGTGCTGTCAGGAGAGGCGTTGATATTCCTTCGCAATCTCGCAGGCCAGTATCGCGTTGTTGAACACCAGTTGGATATTGGACTTCAGGCTATCGCCGCCAGTGAGCTCAGCGACACGAGCCAGCAGGAACGGCGTACTTTCTTTGCCCACCACCCCCTGTTCTTCCGCTTCCTTCACCGCCTGATCGATAGCTGCATTGATTTTCCCTTCCGCCATCGCAAACTGTTCCGGAATAGGGTTGGCGACCACCAGACCACCGTTGAGACCGGTTTGCCATTTCACCGCCATTGCGCGAGCGATCTCTTCTGGGGTATCCAGGCGAATACTCACCTCAAACGGACTGGTACGGCAGAAAAATGCCGGGAGCGCTTTTGTCTGATAACCAATTAATGGCACGCCGAAGGTTTCTAAATATTCTGTGGTTAATCCCAGGTCGAGAATAGATTTCGCCCCCGCACAAACGACGGTGACATTGGTATGTGCCAGTTCCTGAAGGTCGGCTGAAATATCAAATGTCTGTTCTGCTCCACGATGAACACCACCAATACCGCCGGTTGCAAAAACATGAATCCCCGCAAGAGCGGCAATAATCATGGTTGAAGCCACGGTGGTTGCGCCAT
This sequence is a window from Enterobacter sp. RHBSTW-00994. Protein-coding genes within it:
- a CDS encoding pseudouridine-5'-phosphate glycosidase — protein: MSELNLSSELLQVSPEVQEALKHNKPIVALESTIISHGMPFPQNAQTAIEVEQTIRNHGAVPATIAIIGGVMKVGLSKEEIELLGREGHSVTKVSRRDLPFVVAAKKNGATTVASTMIIAALAGIHVFATGGIGGVHRGAEQTFDISADLQELAHTNVTVVCAGAKSILDLGLTTEYLETFGVPLIGYQTKALPAFFCRTSPFEVSIRLDTPEEIARAMAVKWQTGLNGGLVVANPIPEQFAMAEGKINAAIDQAVKEAEEQGVVGKESTPFLLARVAELTGGDSLKSNIQLVFNNAILACEIAKEYQRLS
- a CDS encoding NupC/NupG family nucleoside CNT transporter, yielding MDMMRSVVGMAVLLAIAYLLSVNKKRISLRTVGAALILQIAIGGIMLYFPPGKWLVEQAALGVHKVMSYSDAGSAFIFGSLVGPKMDVLFDGAGFIFAFRVLPAIIFVTALISLLYYIGVMGLLIRILGGIFQKALNISKIESFVAVTTIFLGQNEIPAIVKPFIERLNRNELFTAICSGMASIAGSMMIGYAGMGVPIDYLLAASLMAIPGGILFARLLSPATEESKVTFENLSFTDTPPKSIIEAAATGAMTGLKIAAGVATVVMAFVAIIALINGIIGGVGGWFGFGHATLEGIFGYVLAPLAWIMGVDWSDATLAGSLIGQKLAINEFVAYLSFSPYLQTAGMLDGKTIAIISFALCGFANFGSIGVVVGAFSAIAPKRAPEIAQLGMRALAAATLSNLMSATIAGFFIGLSQ
- a CDS encoding sugar kinase, which encodes MNDREKQILKILRRNPLIQQHEIADILQISRSRVAAHIMDLMRKGMIKGKGYILTEQEYCVVVGAINMDIRGVADIHYPQAASNPGSIHCSAGGVGRNIAHNLALLGRDVHLISAVGSDFYGETLLEQTRQAGVNISSCIRLHGHNTSTYLSIANQQEETVLAINDTHILQKLTPQLLDSSRDLIRHAGIVLADCNLTPEAIEWVFTIADDIPVFIDTVSEFKAAKMKTWYSRIHTLKPTQKELEILWGQPIHTDAEMTEAVNALHQQGVEHIFVCLKDESVFCSRKNGEQFLLSPPPHTVVDSFGADDGFMAGLIYSFLEGSDFRDSANFAMACAALSRASVSINNPTLSADNALYLLQTTQA